A single genomic interval of Lynx canadensis isolate LIC74 chromosome A2, mLynCan4.pri.v2, whole genome shotgun sequence harbors:
- the WASL gene encoding neural Wiskott-Aldrich syndrome protein isoform X1 — MSSGQQQPPPPRRVTNVGSLLLTPQENESLFTFLGKKCVTMSSAVVQLYAADRNCMWSKKCSGVACLVKDNPQRSYFLRIFDIKDGKLLWEQELYNNFVYNSPRGYFHTFAGDTCQVALNFANEEEAKKFRKAVTDLLGRRQRKSEKRRDPPNGPNLPMATVDIKNPEITTNRFYGPQVNNISHTKEKKKGKTKKKRLTKADIGTPSNFQHIGHVGWDPNTGFDLNNLDPELKNLFDMCGISEAQLKDRETSKVIYDFIEKTGGVEAVKNELRRQAPPPPPPSRGGPPPPPPPPHSSGPPPPPARGRGAPPPPPSRAPTAAPPPPPPSRPGVGAPPPPPNRMYPPPPPALPSSAPSGPPPPPPPLSLAGSAAPPPPPPPPPPPGPPPPPGLPSDGDHQVPPPAGSKAALLDQIREGAQLKKVEQNSRPVSCSGRDALLDQIRQGIQLKSVSDGQESTPPTPAPTSGIVGALMEVMQKRSKAIHSSDEDEDEDDEEDFEDDDEWED, encoded by the exons aCTATGTCTTCAGCGGTGGTACAGTTATATGCAGCAGATCGTAACTGTATGTGGTCAAAGAAGTGCAGCGGTGTTGCTTGTCTTGTTAAGGACAATCCACagagatcttattttttaagaatatttgatattaag GATGGGAAACTATTGTGGGAACAAGAGCTATACAATAACTTTGTATATAATAGTCCTAGAGGATATTTTCATACCTTCGCTGGAGAT acttgTCAAGTTGCTCTTAATTTTGCCAATgaagaagaagcaaaaaaatTCCGAAAAGCAGTTACAGACTTGTTGGGCCGGCGACAAAGGAAATCTg aGAAAAGACGAGATCCCCCAAATG GTCCTAATCTACCCATGGCAACAGTTGAcataaaaaatccagaaatcaCAACCAATAGATTTTATGGTCCACAAGTCAACAACATCTCCCataccaaagaaaagaaaaaaggaaaaacaaaaaagaagagattaacCAAGGCAGATATTGGAACACCAAGCAATTTCCA GCACATTGGACATGTTGGTTGGGATCCAAATACTGGCTTTGAT ctGAATAATTTGGATCCAGAATTGAAGAATCTTTTTGATATGTGTGGAATCTCAGAGGCACAACTTAAAGACCGAGAAACATCGAAAGTTATATATGACTTCATTGAAAAAACAGGAGGTGTGGAAGCTGTTAAAAATGAACTACGAAGGcaag cgCCACCGCCACCACCGCCGTCTAGGGGAGGgccgcctcctccccccccacccccgcacagctcaggccccccgccccctcccgccagGGGGAGAGGCgctcctcctccaccaccttcTAGAGCTCCCACCGCCGCGCCTCCGCCACCGCCTCCGTCCAGGCCAGGTGTGGGAGCCCCTCCACCGCCACCAAATAGGATGTACCCTCCTCCgcctccagcccttccctcctcAGCACCGTCGGGGCCTCCACCGCCACCTCCACCTCTGTCTTTGGCCGGCTCAGCGGCACCGCCCCCGCCACCtccgcccccgcctcccccggGGCCGCCACCTCCGCCTGGCCTCCCTTCTGACGGTGACCATCAGGTTCCACCTCCCGCAGGAAGCAAAGCAGCTCTTTTGGATCAAATTAGAGAGGGTGCTCAGCTAAAAAAGGTGGAACAGAACAGTCGACCTGTGTCCTGCTCCGGAAGGGATGCACTTTTAGACCAGATACGACAGGGTATTCAGCTGAAATCT GTATCTGATGGCCAAGAGTCTACACCACCAACACCTGCACCCACTTCAGGAATTGTGGGTGCATTAATGGAAGTGATGCAGAAAAGGAGCAAAGCCATTCATTCTtcag aTGAAGATGAGGATGAAGATGATGAAGAAGATTTTGAGGACGATGATGAATGGGAAGACtga
- the WASL gene encoding neural Wiskott-Aldrich syndrome protein isoform X2, whose amino-acid sequence MSSAVVQLYAADRNCMWSKKCSGVACLVKDNPQRSYFLRIFDIKDGKLLWEQELYNNFVYNSPRGYFHTFAGDTCQVALNFANEEEAKKFRKAVTDLLGRRQRKSEKRRDPPNGPNLPMATVDIKNPEITTNRFYGPQVNNISHTKEKKKGKTKKKRLTKADIGTPSNFQHIGHVGWDPNTGFDLNNLDPELKNLFDMCGISEAQLKDRETSKVIYDFIEKTGGVEAVKNELRRQAPPPPPPSRGGPPPPPPPPHSSGPPPPPARGRGAPPPPPSRAPTAAPPPPPPSRPGVGAPPPPPNRMYPPPPPALPSSAPSGPPPPPPPLSLAGSAAPPPPPPPPPPPGPPPPPGLPSDGDHQVPPPAGSKAALLDQIREGAQLKKVEQNSRPVSCSGRDALLDQIRQGIQLKSVSDGQESTPPTPAPTSGIVGALMEVMQKRSKAIHSSDEDEDEDDEEDFEDDDEWED is encoded by the exons ATGTCTTCAGCGGTGGTACAGTTATATGCAGCAGATCGTAACTGTATGTGGTCAAAGAAGTGCAGCGGTGTTGCTTGTCTTGTTAAGGACAATCCACagagatcttattttttaagaatatttgatattaag GATGGGAAACTATTGTGGGAACAAGAGCTATACAATAACTTTGTATATAATAGTCCTAGAGGATATTTTCATACCTTCGCTGGAGAT acttgTCAAGTTGCTCTTAATTTTGCCAATgaagaagaagcaaaaaaatTCCGAAAAGCAGTTACAGACTTGTTGGGCCGGCGACAAAGGAAATCTg aGAAAAGACGAGATCCCCCAAATG GTCCTAATCTACCCATGGCAACAGTTGAcataaaaaatccagaaatcaCAACCAATAGATTTTATGGTCCACAAGTCAACAACATCTCCCataccaaagaaaagaaaaaaggaaaaacaaaaaagaagagattaacCAAGGCAGATATTGGAACACCAAGCAATTTCCA GCACATTGGACATGTTGGTTGGGATCCAAATACTGGCTTTGAT ctGAATAATTTGGATCCAGAATTGAAGAATCTTTTTGATATGTGTGGAATCTCAGAGGCACAACTTAAAGACCGAGAAACATCGAAAGTTATATATGACTTCATTGAAAAAACAGGAGGTGTGGAAGCTGTTAAAAATGAACTACGAAGGcaag cgCCACCGCCACCACCGCCGTCTAGGGGAGGgccgcctcctccccccccacccccgcacagctcaggccccccgccccctcccgccagGGGGAGAGGCgctcctcctccaccaccttcTAGAGCTCCCACCGCCGCGCCTCCGCCACCGCCTCCGTCCAGGCCAGGTGTGGGAGCCCCTCCACCGCCACCAAATAGGATGTACCCTCCTCCgcctccagcccttccctcctcAGCACCGTCGGGGCCTCCACCGCCACCTCCACCTCTGTCTTTGGCCGGCTCAGCGGCACCGCCCCCGCCACCtccgcccccgcctcccccggGGCCGCCACCTCCGCCTGGCCTCCCTTCTGACGGTGACCATCAGGTTCCACCTCCCGCAGGAAGCAAAGCAGCTCTTTTGGATCAAATTAGAGAGGGTGCTCAGCTAAAAAAGGTGGAACAGAACAGTCGACCTGTGTCCTGCTCCGGAAGGGATGCACTTTTAGACCAGATACGACAGGGTATTCAGCTGAAATCT GTATCTGATGGCCAAGAGTCTACACCACCAACACCTGCACCCACTTCAGGAATTGTGGGTGCATTAATGGAAGTGATGCAGAAAAGGAGCAAAGCCATTCATTCTtcag aTGAAGATGAGGATGAAGATGATGAAGAAGATTTTGAGGACGATGATGAATGGGAAGACtga